The Chloroflexota bacterium genomic interval TCCATAATCATGCGCATATCTTCGAGCGTGTAGCCAAATGCCACCTGGCGCGCAGTCAGCCCGCCGTTGGTTAATGTGGGCTGCTCCGGCTCGTCCGGCAGGTCATCCAGGGACACGCGGTTCTCGCGCAGCCATTCGCCGTAGGGCTGCTGTGCGGCAAGCGAGCTCTTCAGCTCGGCGTCGTCCACGAGGCGGCCATCTTCGGTGTCCAGCATGAACATACGGCCAGGATGGATGCGATCCTTGAACAGCACATCTTCCGCCGGCACATCCAGCACGCCGGTCTCGGACGCCATCACCAGCAAGTCGTCGGTGGTAACGAGATAGCGGCACGGGCGCAAGCCGTTCCTGTCGAGCACAGCGCACACCTTCGTGCCATCGGACGCGATGATAAGAGCGGGGCCGTCCCACGGCTCCATCAGGCAGGAATGATACTCGTAGAAGTCCTTCTTAGCCTGGTCCATCGGCAGATGGTCGCCCCACGCCTCCGGTATCATCATCATCAAGGCATGCGGCAGGGAGCGGCCTGTGGCGAGCAGCAGTTCCAGCGCGTTGTCGAAGCTGGCAGTGTCGCTCTGCACGCCCTTCGTGACGATGGGCAGCAGCTTATCCAAATCATCGCCGAGCGCATCGGACGCGAACATGCCTTCACGCGCCGTCATCCAATTGATGTTGCCTCGCAGGGTGTTTATCTCACCGTTGTGTATCACCATGCGATACGGGTGCGCCAGCCGCCAGGAGCCGAGCGTGTTCGTGCTAAAGCGCGAGTGCACCAGCGCGAAAGAGGTAACCACACTCTCATCAGCCAGATCGTGGTAGAAATGCTGAAGCTGCGTGGCGTGAATCAGCCCCTTATACACAATCTTGTTTGGCGATAGGCTGGACACATAGAAGTCATTCCGTTCGTCCAGACCGGACTCCGCAACGGCGTCCTCGAACTGCCTGCGAATGACATACAGCTTCATCTCGAAATCGAAGTCAGTCTGCAAGTCTGCGCTGCGTCCGACGAAGAACTGCCGAATAGCAGGCATTACTTCGTATGCTAATGTACCAATCTCATTGGGTGATATAGGCACATCACGCCAGCCAAGCAGCGCCTGCCCTTCCTGCTCCACGAAGCTGCGCACTATGCCTTCGACTTGGCGCTGCCTCGCTTCGTCATGCGGCATGAAAACCATGCCGACCGCGTAATTACCCGGCTGCGGAGGCTCGACGCCAAGTTGCTGCATCTCCTTGCGGAAGAATTCATGCGGCATTTGTATTAGCACGCCGGCGCCGTCACCCGTCTCCGGGTCAGCGCCCTTCGCACCGCGATGTTCGAGATTGCACAGCACTTCAAGTCCGCGCTTGAGGATGTCGTGCGATCGCACACCCTTGATATTGGCGACAAGCCCCACACCGCAGGCTTCGTGCTCAAAGCGCGGGTCGTACAGCCCTTGCTTGGTCAAGTTGGGTATGTATCTCTCGGACATGTCCGTGCCTCTCGTCGGTTACCTTTTACATCATAGGTGTAGGTAGGTATTGCCCCTTATAGAGGGGGAAATATAATGTGGGGAAATCGCGGCTCTCCGGTGCATGGTTGCGCGGGGAATTGCGCACTACACGTAGGCGGGAATTAGGATTTGCGAGAGAATCGAAACGCCGCGTCCGTAGTGCGATTGCCGAGCCGCCGGCGTTATAGCACCGGCAAATAGTGCTCTTTCTCGTAGTCCGCCACGCGGCTGTGATAGTTCTCCCACTCTATCTTCTTATTCTCTATGAAGCTGTTGAACACAGCCCCTCCCAGCGCGTCTTGCACGAGTTCACTTCGTTCGGTGATGCCAATTGCCTCCCACAGATTGGCAGGCAGCGCCTCGATGCCAAGTTCGTCGCGTTCCGCTTGCGTCAGGCGAAGGGCGTTCACCTGCGCGGGCTGCGGGAATTCGTAGCGATTCTCGATGCCCTTTAAGCCAGCCGCCAACATCACGCTGAACGCCAGATACGGATTGCACGCCGGATCGGGCGAGCGAAACTCGATGCGCCGCGATTCTTCCCTGCCCGGCTTGAAGTCGGGCACACGAATGAGGTCGGCACGGTTGACAGTTGACCATGTAACATAGGTCGGCGCCTCGAACGCTGGCACGAGGCGCTTGTACGAGTTCACCCACTGGTTAGTTACGGCGGTAATCTCGCGGGCGTGCTTCATCAGCCCTGCGATGAAGAACTTCGCCGTCTCGGACAGATGGTGTTCGTCATCGTCGTCGTAGAAGGCGTTCCTGTCGCCTTGGAACAGCGACTGGTGCATGTGCATGCCGCTGCCGTTCACGCCGTCCAGCGGCTTGGGCATGAAGGTCGCGTAATAGCCGTTCTGCCGCGCGACCTCTTTGACCACCAGCCGATAAGTCATAATCGTATCCGCCATGGTGAGGGCGTCTGTGTGGCGCAAATCGATTTCGTGCTGGCTGGGCGCGCCTTCCTGATGGCTGGATTCGACAGGGATGCCGATGTCTTCGAGCGTCAGGACGGTCTGGCGGCGCAGGTCGGTCGCATCGTCGCCGGCGCCCTGCCCGAAGTAGCTGCCCCTGTCCTCGGTAACCGTGCCCTTCGCGTCTTTGAAATAGAAGTACTCTATTTCCGGGCCGACATAGTATGTATAGCCGAGTTTCGATGCGTCCGCGAGGTTGCGCCTGAGCACGGCGCGCGGGTCGCTTTCGAGAGGTTCGTCGTCGGGCGTGATGATGTCGCAGAACATGCGCGCAACGGCGTTCTCGCGCGGCCGCCATGGCAGCACGTTGAAGGTGTTCGGGTCGGGCAGCGCGTACATATCGCGCTCGTCCGAGCGCACAAAGCCTTCAATCGCGGAACCGTCAAAGCCCATGCCGCGTGTGAGCGAGTGCTCGAGTTCTTCGACTGTGATGGCGAAGCCCTTCAGATTGCCTAGTATGTCGGCGAACCATAGACGAATAAACTTGACATCGTTCTCTCGCGCCTCACGCAGAACGAATTCAGTCGCTTCGTAGTCTCTCGCTAACATGTCAGCCTCTTTATGATCGCCACGCTCGCCGATTGCGGCATGTGGGCATGCACGAATATCAGACAGCCGTGCCTGCGGTGATTGCCATGATACTGCTGCACGCCTGTAATTCGCGGTTGAGATAGTATATCAGTTTGTGAAAAT includes:
- a CDS encoding glutamine synthetase, which produces MLARDYEATEFVLREARENDVKFIRLWFADILGNLKGFAITVEELEHSLTRGMGFDGSAIEGFVRSDERDMYALPDPNTFNVLPWRPRENAVARMFCDIITPDDEPLESDPRAVLRRNLADASKLGYTYYVGPEIEYFYFKDAKGTVTEDRGSYFGQGAGDDATDLRRQTVLTLEDIGIPVESSHQEGAPSQHEIDLRHTDALTMADTIMTYRLVVKEVARQNGYYATFMPKPLDGVNGSGMHMHQSLFQGDRNAFYDDDDEHHLSETAKFFIAGLMKHAREITAVTNQWVNSYKRLVPAFEAPTYVTWSTVNRADLIRVPDFKPGREESRRIEFRSPDPACNPYLAFSVMLAAGLKGIENRYEFPQPAQVNALRLTQAERDELGIEALPANLWEAIGITERSELVQDALGGAVFNSFIENKKIEWENYHSRVADYEKEHYLPVL